One Nostoc sp. UHCC 0302 DNA window includes the following coding sequences:
- a CDS encoding PfaB family protein, which translates to MTVKLAIVGIDAFFGTSYGLDNFERSIYEATQHFIPVPSTRCQGIQQKQPILEGQNSHNHQAPLGAYIQEFEIDAFRFKIPPNDLDKHDPKQLLLLKVIDNALKDASLDKKQNVAIVTAIKEKQNYELDSNLNAVIGYDNSPSEKTNAVFQKIATLWNISGPNFTVNLEENSVFEALETAKMLLTVGPVDAVVVSAVDFAGGIDSVSSSANTQTGNFTLSYDYNASGSIVGEGAGAVVLKRYEKAKHDQNRIYAVIDAVSLIQETVATPAELVRQTCQKAFEKAGVSPADIGYLEVFASGVEHQDEAEIQGLIQAYRIPDTELSCAIGSVKTNFGHTHIASGIASLIKTAFCLYNRYIPATPEWTSPKQPEIWQDSPFYVATESRPWFLTPGLTKRVAAINSLANQGSYAHLILSEEPSQQERSNKYLEQSPLYLFPIAANDQSALLDKLDALEQRIKNSSSFSTIASQTFAAFQSNSQAIYALAIVGHNQEELLREIQRGRQGIPNAFTQGKEWKSPSGSYFTANPLGKKGTVAFVYPGALNSYIGMGQKLFQLFPKIYERAAKFVSNPSLFLREKQLYPRSLNKLSKRQLEDLETNLLNDALAMQVSGTGFSVLLTHILREYFQVQPQAAFGYSMGEGTMLYALNVWTSGEDVSKFVHSSELFKSRLVGAKNTVRDAWKLTQNANNEGESVWTSYVVMAPVSAVISCLEQEKRVYLTNINTPTEVVIAGEPQACLRVIEALNCDSFRSPADMVLHCELMASEYNDLIRLNTSPAQNVSGINFYSSANYNLIPLDKESLAHNISRGFCQPVDFPRLINRVHEDGAKIFIEIGPGNTCSRWITDNLKQKEHTTLSINRRGADDYATIVKALAQLVSHRVSLDLSPLYSPIEESESKKKSLLKTITLERYPLITKNVVARSESLNIVSLSASHLQLQQKQLSLVGAEKGQTSVTVTSDVYPVNYSSKLAGTVEKQRDFYDRDSSKISVRRKPENVVYDEVDVLEFAKGTVSKVLGKDFEVIDPYPRRVRLPNPPYLFVSRVTKIAGERGEYNTGFIETEYDFPQDAWYSVDGHIPLGIYEESAQGFLLLLGYLGTDFENQGQRSFRLLDLTATFVSEQPEDIKTVRYTVKINSFVRTNYNLIVFFTCECFVNDKLFLKVSGGCAGLFSDEELEQGQGIIASARDEKLKSLIKKQTFDALLPCEKSNFNWQDLLYLSQGDIVACFGDRYQQNGLNSSLRLPPQKLLMIDKILSVDPKGGAAGLGLVTAQKSVEPDDWYFLCHFQNDPTMPGSLMVEGCSQLLQFYLLYLGLQTNTVDARFQLIPERPQIVRFRGQVTPTSAILSYRLEVIEIGLTPKPYIVANVDVFFRDKTIAYVKNLGWQLTERHENT; encoded by the coding sequence ATGACTGTCAAACTGGCAATTGTAGGCATAGACGCTTTTTTTGGTACTAGTTATGGATTGGATAACTTTGAGCGTAGTATTTACGAGGCAACTCAACATTTTATTCCCGTTCCTTCTACAAGATGTCAAGGCATACAGCAAAAGCAGCCAATATTGGAAGGACAGAATTCTCACAATCATCAAGCGCCATTGGGAGCTTACATTCAGGAATTTGAAATCGATGCCTTTCGTTTCAAAATCCCGCCCAATGACTTAGATAAACATGACCCTAAACAGTTACTTTTACTTAAGGTAATTGATAATGCATTAAAAGATGCAAGTTTAGACAAAAAACAAAATGTAGCTATAGTTACTGCTATTAAAGAAAAGCAAAATTATGAGTTGGATAGTAATTTAAATGCAGTTATAGGTTATGACAACAGCCCTAGTGAGAAAACAAATGCTGTTTTCCAAAAGATTGCTACTTTATGGAATATTTCCGGCCCTAACTTTACTGTAAATCTTGAAGAGAATTCCGTTTTCGAGGCATTAGAGACAGCGAAAATGCTGCTCACTGTTGGGCCAGTAGATGCAGTTGTTGTCAGCGCAGTAGATTTTGCTGGTGGAATTGACTCTGTTAGTTCAAGCGCCAATACTCAAACGGGTAATTTTACCCTTAGCTATGACTATAATGCCAGTGGCTCAATCGTTGGCGAAGGAGCCGGGGCTGTAGTTTTAAAGCGATATGAAAAAGCTAAGCACGACCAAAACCGCATCTATGCAGTGATTGACGCGGTTAGTTTAATCCAAGAAACTGTAGCCACCCCAGCCGAATTAGTTAGACAAACTTGCCAGAAAGCTTTTGAGAAAGCAGGAGTTAGTCCCGCAGATATCGGCTACTTAGAGGTTTTTGCGAGTGGGGTTGAACACCAAGATGAGGCAGAAATTCAGGGTTTAATCCAAGCCTATCGAATTCCTGACACAGAATTAAGCTGTGCAATTGGCAGTGTTAAGACGAATTTTGGACATACCCATATTGCATCGGGAATCGCCAGCTTAATTAAAACTGCTTTTTGCCTTTACAACCGCTATATCCCTGCAACACCAGAGTGGACTAGCCCAAAACAGCCAGAAATTTGGCAAGATAGCCCTTTCTACGTTGCTACTGAGTCCAGACCTTGGTTTTTGACTCCAGGGCTAACAAAAAGAGTAGCTGCTATTAATAGCTTAGCGAATCAAGGCTCCTATGCACATTTAATTTTGTCTGAAGAACCAAGTCAGCAAGAACGTAGCAACAAATACTTAGAACAAAGCCCTTTGTATCTTTTCCCTATTGCTGCTAATGACCAATCAGCTTTACTTGATAAACTAGATGCGTTAGAACAGAGAATTAAAAATAGCTCCTCTTTCTCTACAATTGCGAGTCAGACTTTTGCTGCTTTTCAAAGTAATTCCCAGGCTATTTATGCATTGGCAATTGTTGGGCATAATCAAGAAGAATTACTTCGAGAAATTCAGCGTGGACGTCAGGGGATTCCTAATGCCTTTACTCAAGGGAAAGAATGGAAAAGCCCATCGGGTAGCTATTTTACTGCTAACCCTTTAGGTAAGAAAGGTACTGTTGCCTTTGTTTATCCAGGTGCATTGAATTCCTATATTGGCATGGGTCAAAAACTTTTCCAATTATTTCCTAAAATTTATGAACGTGCTGCTAAATTTGTTTCTAATCCTAGCCTATTTTTACGGGAGAAACAACTTTATCCCAGAAGTCTAAATAAATTATCTAAAAGACAGTTAGAAGACCTAGAAACAAATTTGCTCAATGATGCATTAGCAATGCAAGTTTCTGGTACAGGTTTCTCAGTGTTGTTAACCCACATCTTAAGAGAATACTTTCAAGTACAGCCTCAAGCTGCATTTGGATACAGTATGGGCGAAGGTACTATGTTGTATGCTCTGAATGTTTGGACTAGCGGTGAAGATGTTAGTAAGTTTGTGCATTCATCAGAACTATTTAAATCACGCTTGGTAGGTGCTAAAAATACTGTTCGGGATGCTTGGAAATTAACTCAAAATGCAAATAACGAAGGCGAATCTGTCTGGACTAGCTATGTTGTCATGGCTCCAGTATCCGCAGTTATTTCTTGCTTAGAACAAGAAAAGCGAGTTTATTTAACGAACATCAACACGCCTACAGAAGTCGTAATTGCTGGTGAACCTCAAGCTTGTCTGAGGGTAATTGAAGCTTTAAATTGCGATTCTTTCCGTTCACCTGCTGATATGGTACTGCACTGTGAACTGATGGCTTCTGAATATAATGATTTGATCAGACTTAATACATCACCTGCTCAAAATGTCTCAGGGATTAATTTTTATTCTTCAGCTAATTACAACTTGATTCCTCTTGACAAAGAGTCACTGGCTCACAACATTAGTCGAGGATTTTGTCAGCCTGTTGATTTCCCTCGACTGATTAATCGAGTTCATGAAGATGGAGCCAAGATATTTATTGAAATCGGCCCTGGTAATACTTGTTCTCGATGGATTACTGATAACCTCAAACAGAAAGAACATACTACTTTATCCATCAATCGTAGAGGAGCGGATGATTACGCTACCATTGTCAAAGCTTTGGCGCAACTAGTTAGCCATCGTGTTTCTCTAGATTTATCGCCACTATATTCTCCCATAGAAGAAAGTGAGAGTAAAAAGAAATCTTTGCTGAAGACTATCACTTTAGAACGTTATCCGTTAATTACAAAAAATGTAGTTGCTAGGAGTGAAAGTTTAAATATAGTTAGTTTGTCAGCAAGCCATTTACAGCTACAGCAGAAACAGCTAAGTTTAGTTGGAGCAGAAAAAGGACAAACTAGTGTCACAGTTACTAGTGATGTTTACCCAGTCAATTATTCATCGAAATTAGCGGGAACTGTCGAGAAACAACGTGATTTTTACGATAGGGATAGCTCTAAAATTTCAGTTCGCCGGAAGCCAGAAAATGTTGTTTACGATGAAGTGGATGTTTTAGAGTTTGCTAAAGGCACGGTTTCAAAAGTACTGGGTAAAGATTTTGAAGTTATTGACCCATATCCGAGACGAGTACGCCTACCGAATCCTCCTTATCTATTTGTCAGCAGAGTCACAAAAATTGCAGGTGAACGAGGTGAATATAATACAGGTTTCATTGAAACTGAATATGATTTTCCTCAAGATGCTTGGTACTCGGTTGACGGTCACATCCCTCTGGGAATATATGAAGAATCAGCACAGGGTTTCTTGCTTTTACTTGGCTATCTGGGAACTGATTTTGAGAATCAAGGGCAACGGTCATTCCGCTTACTAGATTTGACTGCTACATTTGTCAGTGAACAACCCGAAGACATCAAAACTGTTCGTTATACTGTCAAAATTAATTCTTTTGTCAGAACGAATTACAACTTAATAGTCTTTTTCACTTGTGAGTGTTTTGTTAATGACAAACTGTTTTTGAAAGTATCTGGAGGCTGTGCCGGACTATTTTCAGATGAGGAGCTAGAACAAGGGCAAGGTATTATTGCTTCTGCTAGAGATGAGAAACTAAAAAGTTTAATTAAAAAGCAAACTTTTGATGCATTACTGCCTTGTGAAAAATCGAACTTTAATTGGCAAGATTTGCTTTACTTGAGCCAAGGAGACATTGTAGCTTGCTTTGGTGATCGCTATCAACAAAATGGCTTAAATTCATCCCTACGTTTGCCTCCACAAAAGCTATTGATGATTGATAAAATCCTATCTGTTGATCCGAAAGGCGGAGCAGCCGGATTAGGTTTAGTCACAGCTCAAAAATCTGTAGAACCAGATGATTGGTATTTTCTCTGCCACTTCCAAAATGACCCGACCATGCCCGGTAGTCTCATGGTTGAAGGTTGCTCTCAGCTATTACAATTTTATCTTCTCTACTTGGGACTCCAGACAAATACTGTAGATGCTAGATTTCAACTAATACCTGAACGTCCACAAATAGTCCGTTTTCGAGGACAAGTTACGCCAACTTCTGCCATATTGAGCTACCGATTAGAAGTTATAGAAATTGGATTAACTCCAAAGCCTTACATTGTAGCTAACGTTGATGTTTTCTTCCGGGATAAAACAATCGCTTACGTTAAAAATTTGGGGTGGCAATTAACTGAAAGACACGAAAATACATAA
- a CDS encoding sulfate/molybdate ABC transporter ATP-binding protein: MGILVENVSKQFGSFKAVDQVDLQIKNGSLVALLGPSGSGKSTLLRLIAGLEMPDSGKILLAGKDSTYQSVQERNIGFVFQHYALFKHLTVRQNIAFGLEIRKAAAKKIKGRVEQLLELVQLSGLGDRYPSQLSGGQRQRVALARALAVEPEVLLLDEPFGALDAKVRKDLRAWLRHLHDEVNVTTVFVTHDQEEAMEVSDEVVVMNKGCVEQVGSPAEIYDNPATAFVMSFIGPVNVLPNTCKIFQSNDFDAPHPQVFLRPQDVLIEKHPEGASATATVSRLIHLGWEIQVELTLDDGPVVTAHLTRDRFNELELEPQQRVYVKPKDAKSFPLTYSA; encoded by the coding sequence GTGGGCATATTAGTTGAAAACGTATCCAAGCAATTTGGAAGTTTCAAAGCAGTTGATCAGGTCGATCTACAAATCAAGAATGGTTCGCTGGTTGCTTTGCTTGGGCCCTCTGGGTCTGGTAAATCTACCCTGTTGCGGTTAATTGCGGGTTTGGAGATGCCAGATAGCGGCAAAATTTTGCTTGCTGGGAAAGACTCTACATATCAAAGCGTGCAAGAGCGCAATATCGGTTTTGTATTTCAACATTACGCACTTTTCAAGCATCTGACTGTGCGGCAAAATATCGCCTTTGGCTTAGAAATACGTAAAGCAGCAGCAAAGAAGATTAAGGGGCGGGTAGAACAGCTACTGGAATTAGTGCAATTGAGTGGGCTAGGCGATCGCTATCCATCACAACTGTCTGGTGGTCAAAGACAGCGGGTAGCCTTAGCAAGGGCGTTAGCAGTAGAACCCGAAGTATTATTGCTGGACGAACCATTTGGCGCACTTGATGCCAAAGTCCGCAAAGACTTGCGAGCATGGTTACGCCACCTCCATGATGAAGTTAATGTGACCACTGTTTTCGTTACCCACGACCAAGAAGAAGCAATGGAAGTTTCCGATGAAGTGGTGGTCATGAATAAAGGGTGCGTAGAACAGGTAGGGTCACCAGCAGAAATTTACGATAATCCAGCCACAGCATTTGTGATGAGCTTCATCGGCCCAGTAAACGTCTTACCCAACACCTGCAAGATTTTTCAGAGCAATGACTTTGATGCACCACATCCACAAGTCTTTTTGCGTCCGCAAGACGTGTTGATTGAAAAACACCCCGAAGGGGCTAGTGCAACCGCGACAGTTAGTCGGTTGATACATTTAGGTTGGGAAATTCAGGTAGAATTAACCTTAGATGACGGGCCTGTTGTGACGGCGCATTTAACACGCGATCGCTTTAATGAGTTGGAGTTAGAACCACAACAGCGAGTGTATGTGAAGCCGAAAGATGCCAAGTCCTTCCCCTTAACATATTCGGCTTAA
- a CDS encoding beta-ketoacyl synthase N-terminal-like domain-containing protein: MPQNTFLEKEITNMDDSSQEQLHSQLQRVPIAIIGMSALFPKAKNLQEYWNNIVGKVDCISDIPASRWNIDDYYDPDPTAPDKTYCKRGGFIPDIDFNPLEFGLPPNILEVTDIAQLLSLVVAKAAMEDAGYGESRNLNPDVYQKIRDRTGVVLGVIGGCMQLIVPLTTRLQYPVWEKVLKSSGMSGEDTQKVIEKMKLAYVGWEENSFPGWLANVVSGRIANRLDLGGMNCVVDAACASSLTALKMSISELIERRTDMMITGGVETDNSIFNYMCFSKTPASSKKDYLNPFDAESDGMMVGEGIGMLVLKRLEDAERDGDRIYAVIRGMGTGSDGKYKSIYAPRPEGQTRTLHRAYEDAGFSPASIGLIEAHGTGTPVGDLCEFTALKEVFSENNPQKQHVALGSVKSQIGHTKAAAGAASLIKTALALHHKVLPPTINVTNPNPKFGIENSPFYLNTDVRPWLQPDADTPRRAGVSSFGFGGTNYHVVLEEYNKEQSSAYRLHNTPQSVLLWADTPEQLLVKCEDAKSQLESATGHQYYRELINSSKASDIPLNAARVGFVAVSQTEAGELLQIAIKQLQKQPQAATWEHPRGVYYRKLGISLEGKVVALFPGQGSQYLNMGTKLAINFPPLRQAYNSLDDLFIQDGLQPLSQVVFPNPTFDSEQKASQIAALQRTENAQPAIGAFSAGLYKILQQAGFKADFAAGHSFGELTALWAAGVLNDADYFYLVKARGQAMSTPKNGADCDAGSMLAVNGEIRQIPEIIKGLSHINIANLNSPSQVVLSGAKPEIAAVEQILSKRGYSVTPLPVSAAFHSKFVSHASQPFAEAVKAIAFHTPKIPVYSNTTATPYSTEPEAIQQTLEGHLLKSVLFEQEIENIYAAGGYCFVEIGPRQILTNFVKATLGDRPHLAIALNPSREKDSDFQMRQAVMQLRVAGLALQNLDPYQVEVQTTEVAKNKVNITLKGSNYVSEKTKAAFEKALQDGHQIESKVVNQPETATSAQLISPADITVTLPEATNVTINVTQPEHTNVTIDANLPELTNVTLDVTLPETITVNTDEIPTQFISVTSENPLTENAFTPDSSIIVPYIDTKEMMQPISQPPYNAFPAVGNYLEKLLTQFCNHQSEILRVHEQYLKSQAESSQSFFQLMQQQYRLLLGSPQTKQQLVELASENTLTNEILANLVATAATTPVAELPTTPVATQIPVVEPKQQTVANTLAFTVPIAQPQPAPVVTQTPVVEQAPAAPVSEPQITNTLPTVLPTTQETPSVEASTYDSSISESLLSVISDKTGYPAEMLEPDMHLEADLGIDSIKRAEIIGAMQDLFPNLPKLSPEELGEQRTIGKISEYLATKIGEAKKKCLSAV; the protein is encoded by the coding sequence GTGCCTCAAAATACTTTTCTAGAAAAAGAAATAACTAATATGGATGATTCAAGTCAAGAGCAATTGCATAGTCAATTGCAACGAGTTCCAATTGCCATTATCGGGATGTCTGCATTATTTCCTAAAGCTAAAAACTTACAGGAATATTGGAATAATATTGTTGGCAAAGTTGATTGTATCTCTGATATTCCCGCGTCCCGCTGGAATATAGATGACTACTACGACCCAGATCCAACAGCTCCTGATAAAACCTATTGTAAACGCGGGGGATTCATCCCAGACATCGATTTTAATCCCCTAGAGTTTGGGCTGCCTCCTAATATTTTGGAAGTGACTGATATTGCTCAATTACTCTCGCTGGTTGTGGCAAAAGCCGCAATGGAAGATGCAGGGTACGGGGAATCGAGAAACTTGAACCCCGATGTTTACCAAAAGATTCGCGATCGCACCGGTGTAGTCTTGGGTGTCATCGGCGGATGTATGCAATTAATCGTCCCATTGACTACCCGCTTGCAATATCCCGTTTGGGAAAAAGTTCTTAAAAGTAGTGGGATGTCCGGAGAAGATACCCAGAAAGTCATCGAGAAGATGAAGCTGGCTTATGTGGGTTGGGAAGAGAATTCCTTCCCTGGTTGGCTTGCCAACGTAGTTTCGGGACGGATTGCCAACCGTCTGGATTTGGGAGGAATGAACTGCGTTGTTGATGCAGCTTGTGCCAGTTCCCTCACCGCTTTGAAGATGTCGATTAGCGAGTTGATTGAACGTCGCACCGACATGATGATTACAGGCGGGGTAGAGACTGATAACTCAATCTTCAACTATATGTGTTTTAGCAAAACACCCGCCTCATCTAAAAAAGATTATTTGAATCCTTTTGATGCTGAGTCTGATGGGATGATGGTTGGTGAAGGCATCGGGATGTTGGTACTGAAGCGCCTTGAGGATGCAGAACGTGATGGCGATCGCATTTATGCAGTCATCCGAGGTATGGGTACAGGTAGTGATGGTAAATATAAAAGCATCTACGCACCGCGCCCAGAAGGACAAACCAGGACATTACACCGCGCTTATGAAGATGCAGGTTTTTCTCCCGCAAGTATTGGACTGATTGAAGCGCACGGTACAGGAACCCCTGTAGGTGATTTGTGTGAGTTCACTGCCTTAAAAGAAGTTTTCAGCGAGAACAACCCCCAAAAACAGCACGTTGCTTTAGGAAGTGTCAAATCTCAGATTGGACATACCAAGGCAGCTGCGGGGGCGGCGAGTTTAATTAAAACAGCGCTAGCTCTACATCACAAAGTACTACCACCAACTATTAACGTTACTAATCCGAACCCCAAGTTTGGGATTGAAAATTCTCCTTTTTACCTGAACACAGATGTCAGACCCTGGCTGCAACCCGACGCAGACACACCAAGACGCGCTGGCGTGAGTTCATTTGGATTTGGTGGCACAAATTATCATGTAGTCTTAGAAGAATATAACAAAGAACAAAGCTCTGCTTATCGTTTGCACAACACTCCGCAATCAGTCCTACTTTGGGCAGATACTCCAGAGCAATTGTTAGTTAAGTGTGAGGATGCCAAATCACAGTTAGAATCTGCAACTGGTCACCAATACTATAGAGAACTAATTAACTCCAGTAAAGCTTCGGATATTCCTCTTAACGCTGCCAGAGTCGGTTTTGTTGCTGTATCTCAAACTGAGGCTGGTGAATTACTCCAAATTGCGATTAAGCAACTGCAAAAACAACCGCAAGCAGCAACTTGGGAACACCCTCGTGGAGTCTACTACCGCAAATTAGGTATATCTCTCGAAGGTAAAGTGGTGGCTTTGTTTCCAGGCCAGGGTTCGCAATATTTGAATATGGGTACTAAGCTAGCCATAAACTTCCCGCCCCTGCGTCAAGCCTACAATTCTCTGGATGACCTGTTCATTCAAGATGGTCTACAACCACTTTCTCAAGTTGTTTTCCCCAACCCGACATTTGATAGTGAGCAAAAGGCTAGCCAGATTGCAGCTTTACAGCGGACTGAAAATGCTCAACCAGCTATCGGCGCTTTTAGTGCAGGTTTGTACAAAATTCTGCAACAAGCAGGCTTCAAAGCAGATTTTGCCGCAGGGCATAGTTTTGGAGAATTAACGGCTCTCTGGGCTGCTGGCGTGTTGAATGACGCAGATTACTTCTACCTAGTGAAAGCTAGAGGACAAGCAATGAGTACCCCTAAAAATGGTGCTGATTGTGATGCCGGAAGTATGCTGGCTGTGAATGGGGAGATTCGACAAATCCCAGAAATTATTAAGGGTCTATCTCATATCAATATTGCCAACTTGAATTCACCCAGTCAGGTTGTGCTATCAGGGGCAAAGCCAGAAATTGCTGCCGTAGAACAAATACTGAGCAAGCGCGGTTATTCAGTTACCCCGCTCCCCGTATCCGCAGCATTCCACAGTAAGTTCGTCAGTCATGCTAGCCAACCCTTTGCGGAAGCTGTGAAGGCGATCGCTTTCCATACTCCCAAAATACCTGTATATTCCAACACAACCGCCACACCTTACTCAACTGAGCCGGAAGCCATTCAACAAACCTTAGAAGGGCATCTTCTGAAATCAGTACTCTTTGAGCAAGAAATAGAGAATATCTATGCTGCTGGTGGTTATTGCTTTGTAGAAATTGGCCCCAGACAAATCCTGACTAACTTTGTTAAAGCTACCCTTGGCGATCGCCCTCATCTAGCTATAGCCTTAAATCCCAGCCGGGAAAAGGATAGCGACTTCCAGATGCGGCAGGCAGTTATGCAACTACGTGTAGCTGGTTTAGCTTTACAAAACCTTGATCCCTATCAGGTGGAAGTGCAAACAACCGAAGTTGCTAAAAACAAGGTGAATATCACCCTCAAAGGCAGTAACTATGTCAGCGAGAAAACAAAAGCAGCTTTTGAAAAAGCATTGCAGGATGGTCACCAAATAGAGTCTAAGGTTGTAAATCAACCTGAAACTGCCACTTCTGCTCAACTGATTTCACCCGCAGATATAACTGTCACTTTACCGGAGGCGACAAATGTCACCATAAATGTTACTCAACCGGAACATACAAATGTCACCATAGATGCCAATTTACCAGAACTGACAAATGTCACCCTAGATGTCACTTTACCGGAAACGATAACTGTAAACACAGATGAGATTCCAACTCAATTTATATCTGTGACATCTGAAAATCCGCTAACTGAGAACGCTTTTACACCAGATTCATCCATTATTGTTCCTTACATTGACACCAAAGAGATGATGCAACCTATTTCCCAACCCCCATATAACGCTTTTCCTGCTGTAGGTAACTATTTAGAGAAACTCCTGACACAGTTTTGCAACCATCAGTCAGAAATTCTGCGGGTACACGAGCAATATCTCAAGAGTCAGGCAGAATCTTCGCAATCCTTTTTCCAACTGATGCAGCAACAATATCGGTTGTTGTTAGGAAGCCCTCAAACCAAGCAGCAGTTAGTGGAATTGGCTTCAGAAAATACACTAACTAACGAGATTCTAGCTAACTTAGTTGCAACTGCTGCCACAACCCCAGTTGCTGAACTACCAACTACTCCAGTTGCGACTCAGATACCTGTAGTAGAACCTAAGCAACAGACTGTTGCCAATACCTTGGCATTTACCGTACCAATTGCCCAGCCACAGCCTGCTCCAGTTGTGACTCAGACACCTGTAGTAGAACAGGCTCCTGCCGCACCCGTGAGCGAGCCACAAATAACCAACACCCTGCCGACTGTACTGCCCACCACGCAAGAAACTCCATCTGTAGAAGCATCTACCTATGACAGTTCTATCAGTGAGTCCCTGTTGAGTGTGATTAGTGATAAGACAGGCTATCCAGCAGAGATGTTAGAGCCAGATATGCACTTGGAGGCAGATTTGGGTATTGACTCTATCAAACGGGCTGAAATCATCGGTGCAATGCAAGATTTATTCCCCAACTTGCCCAAGTTGAGTCCAGAGGAACTGGGAGAACAGCGCACAATTGGCAAGATTAGTGAGTACTTGGCAACAAAAATAGGAGAGGCTAAAAAAAAATGCCTCAGCGCAGTCTGA
- a CDS encoding SDR family NAD(P)-dependent oxidoreductase codes for MNSNTKINSSSVILVSGGGRGVTAQCTIKLAQQYQCKFILLGRSQLAKTEPEWSQDCYEQAELKKRIMQNLIAQGDKPTPAKIQKVFNSLLAQREITTTISTIQQAGGQAEYLSIDITNSSALQAELAPIVQRLGKITGIIHGAGNLADKLIENKTEQDFETVYSAKAEGLESLLSSVEIAELDFIVLFSSFVAFYGNPGQSDYALANEILNKTACLLQRKYPSCRVVSIGWGPWDGGMVTPQLKKFFDDLNMDLIPLEVGAQMLVDELTYSHNKAAQILVMSSPIVAQPKQLNPELRSFRLRRQLTLAGNPFVYDHVIGGNPVLPAMCSIAWIANICEQLYPGYHFLSCSNYKVLKGIIFDDTLAKKYFLDLKEINKSDSGEITFEAILWSESTKGIPHYHYSTQIKIVRVIPLADTYKTFTLSQDPATLNLLPYENGTLFHRPIFQGLKRIINITPEKMTAQCYLNKLEAEKQGQFLLQTFNPYTADILFQCLLVWVRHFYKLGSLPLQVKNLEQFRPIPFDQEFYISVEIYSKSEANVYANATAHDAQGQVYLQISQMQVTTSERLNVLFLKNSCTEIENSTVIN; via the coding sequence ATGAACAGCAATACTAAGATTAATTCATCATCCGTTATTCTTGTTAGCGGTGGTGGAAGAGGGGTTACAGCACAATGTACCATCAAATTAGCTCAGCAATATCAGTGTAAATTTATCTTACTTGGTCGCTCTCAACTTGCTAAAACCGAACCGGAATGGTCTCAAGACTGCTACGAGCAAGCTGAATTGAAAAAGCGAATTATGCAAAATTTAATTGCCCAAGGTGATAAACCAACACCAGCAAAAATTCAAAAAGTATTCAACTCTCTATTAGCTCAACGAGAAATTACTACAACCATCTCTACAATTCAACAAGCAGGAGGACAGGCAGAATATCTTAGTATAGACATCACTAACTCTTCTGCTTTACAGGCAGAGTTAGCACCAATTGTTCAGCGATTAGGGAAAATTACCGGAATTATTCATGGCGCTGGCAACTTAGCTGATAAATTAATTGAAAACAAAACAGAGCAGGATTTTGAAACCGTTTATAGTGCCAAAGCTGAAGGTTTAGAAAGCTTACTAAGTTCTGTAGAAATAGCTGAGTTAGATTTCATTGTTCTATTTTCTTCTTTTGTGGCTTTTTATGGCAATCCTGGTCAGTCAGATTATGCACTAGCCAACGAAATCCTCAATAAAACAGCCTGTTTACTTCAGCGTAAATATCCTTCTTGTCGTGTAGTTTCTATTGGTTGGGGGCCTTGGGATGGTGGTATGGTTACCCCCCAATTAAAGAAATTCTTTGACGACCTGAATATGGATCTCATTCCTCTGGAAGTAGGCGCTCAAATGTTAGTTGATGAATTAACATATTCTCACAATAAAGCTGCACAAATATTAGTAATGAGCAGTCCTATTGTGGCGCAACCAAAGCAGCTAAATCCAGAATTACGTTCTTTTCGTCTTCGCCGCCAATTAACATTAGCAGGTAACCCATTTGTTTACGATCACGTAATTGGTGGTAATCCTGTTTTACCAGCTATGTGTAGTATAGCTTGGATAGCTAATATTTGTGAGCAACTCTACCCCGGCTATCACTTTTTAAGTTGTAGTAATTATAAAGTTCTCAAGGGAATTATTTTCGACGACACTCTCGCAAAAAAATATTTTTTGGATTTAAAGGAAATCAATAAATCCGACTCTGGGGAAATCACTTTTGAGGCAATACTATGGAGTGAAAGCACTAAAGGCATCCCTCACTATCATTACAGTACTCAGATAAAAATTGTGCGGGTAATTCCCTTAGCGGATACTTATAAAACATTTACCTTGAGCCAAGACCCAGCCACATTAAATCTATTGCCTTATGAAAATGGAACATTATTTCATAGACCAATTTTTCAGGGATTAAAGAGAATTATCAACATCACTCCTGAAAAAATGACTGCTCAATGTTACTTAAACAAACTTGAAGCAGAGAAACAAGGACAATTTCTCTTACAAACATTCAATCCTTACACAGCTGATATTTTGTTTCAGTGCTTATTAGTTTGGGTGAGACATTTTTATAAGTTAGGCAGCTTGCCCTTGCAGGTTAAAAATCTAGAACAGTTCCGACCAATTCCCTTCGACCAAGAATTTTATATTTCTGTAGAAATTTACTCAAAAAGTGAAGCGAATGTGTATGCCAACGCCACAGCCCATGATGCTCAAGGGCAAGTATACCTTCAGATATCACAAATGCAGGTTACTACAAGTGAACGGCTTAATGTTCTCTTCTTAAAGAATTCTTGTACAGAAATAGAAAACTCAACCGTTATTAATTAA